One stretch of Natronobacterium gregoryi SP2 DNA includes these proteins:
- a CDS encoding biotin transporter BioY, which yields METEHGSVQPVDDGVVRQFARAALFAALIGAAAQITIPIPFTSIPLTLQVLFVFLAGIVLGPVWGGLSMVLYLAAGTVGAPIFAGMTGGPGVLVGETGGFLLSYPIAAALIGLLVHRGTDLRDPATVSVPALGAVLVAATAIIYAMGAGYTAWLFELSIREAVVASALPFLPFELLKMAAAIAIVKTGRIRPAGT from the coding sequence ATGGAAACCGAACACGGGTCAGTACAACCGGTCGACGACGGCGTCGTCCGTCAGTTCGCACGGGCGGCGCTGTTCGCCGCGCTGATCGGTGCCGCAGCACAGATCACGATCCCGATCCCGTTCACGTCGATTCCGCTCACGTTACAGGTGTTGTTCGTCTTTCTGGCCGGTATCGTTCTCGGACCAGTCTGGGGTGGGCTCTCGATGGTACTCTATCTCGCGGCCGGAACGGTCGGCGCACCGATCTTCGCCGGAATGACCGGTGGCCCCGGCGTCCTGGTCGGCGAGACCGGCGGCTTCCTCCTGTCGTATCCGATCGCCGCGGCACTGATCGGCCTCCTCGTCCACCGTGGGACCGATCTCCGCGATCCGGCGACGGTCTCGGTCCCCGCGCTCGGCGCGGTTCTGGTCGCCGCCACAGCGATCATCTACGCTATGGGGGCGGGATACACTGCCTGGCTCTTCGAGTTGAGCATCCGCGAGGCAGTCGTCGCGAGCGCGCTGCCGTTTCTCCCTTTCGAACTCCTCAAGATGGCGGCCGCAATCGCGATCGTCAAGACCGGCCGGATCAGGCCAGCCGGCACGTGA
- a CDS encoding energy-coupling factor transporter transmembrane component T family protein, protein MLSYEPDDTLAHRLDPRSKLAVQIGFTATALAHTSVPALFALSAVTAGMLAVAGVSLVRTLYAYQFALVILAMAPLVAGATLGSPWFDLSDGLASARASYRVLLILLVSAAYVRSTPVRESRGAIQRTIPGKPGQLLGIGIALVFRFLPVLQADVRSIRQASAARLGTERGVVDRATHLGLSSLDRTFDRADRLSLALQARCFAWNPTLPHLSFTRSDVPVLGLALVLAVTAVL, encoded by the coding sequence ATGTTGAGTTACGAACCCGACGACACACTGGCCCACCGGCTCGATCCGCGATCGAAGCTCGCGGTCCAGATCGGCTTCACCGCGACGGCGCTGGCGCACACGAGCGTGCCGGCGTTGTTCGCGCTGTCGGCCGTGACTGCAGGCATGCTGGCGGTCGCGGGTGTGTCGCTCGTGCGGACGCTGTACGCCTACCAATTCGCGCTGGTGATCCTCGCGATGGCACCGCTCGTCGCGGGCGCGACGCTCGGGTCGCCGTGGTTCGACCTCTCCGATGGCCTGGCATCCGCTCGCGCGAGCTACCGCGTCTTGCTCATCCTGCTCGTCAGCGCGGCCTACGTTCGTTCGACCCCTGTTCGGGAGTCTCGTGGTGCGATCCAGCGGACGATCCCAGGGAAACCCGGCCAGCTACTGGGCATCGGAATCGCGCTCGTCTTCCGGTTTCTTCCCGTCTTGCAGGCAGACGTCCGCTCGATCCGGCAGGCGTCGGCCGCCCGTCTCGGGACCGAACGCGGTGTGGTCGATCGGGCGACTCATCTCGGCCTCTCGAGTCTCGACCGGACGTTCGATCGCGCGGATCGACTCTCGCTTGCTCTCCAGGCACGGTGTTTCGCCTGGAACCCGACGCTTCCACACCT
- a CDS encoding energy-coupling factor ABC transporter ATP-binding protein, with the protein MIEFRSVTYAFEDVPVLEELSLSIDDGEFVLFAGANGSGKTTLLRHCNGLLSPDSGTVRVDGTPVEENVVAARASVGMVFQHPRDQFVAATIGADVAFGPENLGLERGEIDRRVENALEGVNLTGREDERIDSLSGGEQARVAIAGALAMEPTHLVLDEPFTGLDEPARESVLERLEALSADGTGILLATHDLRDVFGLADRVIAMADGDVVVDAPPAQAGEQLAGVPVRVPQC; encoded by the coding sequence GTGATCGAGTTTCGCTCGGTTACCTACGCCTTCGAGGATGTTCCCGTCCTCGAGGAACTCTCGCTTTCGATCGACGACGGCGAGTTCGTCCTCTTTGCGGGCGCGAACGGCAGCGGGAAGACCACCCTGTTGCGCCACTGCAACGGCTTGCTCTCTCCCGACTCGGGGACGGTCCGCGTCGACGGCACGCCTGTCGAGGAAAACGTCGTCGCAGCTCGTGCCAGCGTCGGCATGGTCTTCCAGCACCCACGCGACCAGTTCGTCGCCGCCACCATCGGTGCCGACGTTGCCTTCGGCCCCGAGAACCTCGGTCTCGAGCGCGGGGAGATCGACCGCCGGGTCGAGAACGCACTCGAGGGGGTCAACCTCACGGGCCGCGAGGACGAGCGAATCGACAGCCTCTCCGGTGGCGAACAGGCTCGCGTGGCCATCGCCGGCGCGCTGGCGATGGAGCCAACCCACCTCGTCCTCGACGAGCCGTTTACTGGCCTCGACGAACCCGCCCGGGAGTCGGTGCTCGAGCGACTCGAGGCGCTGTCGGCCGACGGAACCGGCATCTTGCTCGCGACGCACGACCTCCGGGACGTCTTCGGACTCGCGGACCGGGTGATCGCGATGGCAGACGGCGACGTCGTCGTCGACGCGCCGCCGGCACAAGCCGGAGAGCAGTTAGCGGGAGTCCCAGTTCGCGTCCCACAATGTTGA
- a CDS encoding DUF7282 domain-containing protein, translating into MRRLRPRAREISVTVTIVFVVTSVVALPLLGGGLVGASEDATVDDSISGGQVGEMTGDGLELLSFESTDAAAIQLQADREETVEAGVDEGIDLAEQQGVEVTDEQREAALEGASEFVPEHEGADDDQVQEATKGAVHGSLVATQEANVTAIQYAVGGAVDGALAQHATVEATQLQRAAKGAAYGAIAQEQRVTVEQIQVATRGGAAGAASEAGERGFENGTEIEEAANGASYGVLEQYQTITVEQRQQVTLEHVQHAATGASAGAIEGVTTDQELEVEGEQSQRADVKQVQKAATGAAKGALVHRQTVTVEQTQSAAWGASAGALKGIQSVTVEQVQQVTITGLQEASFGAATGAIEQSQEATVEQIQAAADGGAHGVLVQQQEVTVTQKQYAAAGAAKGAVESAIQYQVVEIEQIQSAAFGAGEGAVTQQQLVDVTQIQQLARGSADGALSQHQEATVEQIQAGATSASQETARAVQYQRISVTQLQTLTADLAANATAYAVDEGIDDVVEVTQYVEIEIGQRIEEIDELEGEATIVFGDQESEGDAVTIDAVDLSEGGFVAIYDDLAVDADPEAVLGSSAYLEPGAYDDVTVELEASLEESQPLTAVVHHDTTGDETFQYVETDGQEDEPYVSEGGAPILDSAFVTVDEEPAPAPDGTLEVSDQVGDGETLTVEAANASVEYTVSAEYDDERVDSEPFDADTGVENLDLALEPPIEDDTTVDVSVRDAEDDATLASETIEYELEDDPGPVPEAELEVADQRGDGESVTVAEANATVDYAVTVAQEDADDRLVETEPFPAGEGVENESIDLVDPLEDDATLEVSVLDAGDGETLAIDTLEYTLDEEFEVEFVDCTRAEVTDSLEDGDTVAASTGFYTAGGFGNTIAEDFVTIGEDVDAPFTGTIVFEVGDGEGVVEADEEEVVVDVGDYGDYGTTITGISSPEAFPFASIDHPHPEAEACLEETRPELPSISVEETSVVDAGNDDPPTIDVTFGYENPNDASVFVGTELEGTTADEPTDELEPGDNAFTVEWTPETDDERLAWIVDMTIYDYDEVLTAETALAGDIVAVPEEPATFLIDDVTTNSPVQQGEELEVDAAITNVGDEAGTQDVELSLDGEADSSTLDLEADESTTTSLSVATDDFESGESTATISTANDSVDTPVTVEEPEEPATFLIDDITTNSPVQQGEELEVDATITNVGEETGMQDVALAIDGELVDDAELTLEPDESGTVALTTATDGLEPGEYDMTVSTDDDTVAGTAIVDTPATDDGVETGTEPEAPDDGVETGTEPEAPDDGVETGTEPEAPDDGVETGTEPEALDDGTEIPGPGENGADGTDTGTETGDDTGAVGANSIERESEQPETGDDSEATDESVGPEAEPAQTELSDDGPQIKADSTATHSLETAAGVV; encoded by the coding sequence ATGAGACGGCTGCGGCCGCGGGCGCGAGAGATTTCCGTCACGGTGACTATCGTCTTCGTGGTGACAAGCGTCGTCGCACTGCCGTTGCTCGGCGGCGGTCTGGTAGGGGCCAGTGAGGACGCCACCGTCGACGACAGCATCTCCGGCGGACAGGTCGGCGAGATGACCGGCGACGGTCTCGAGTTGCTCTCTTTCGAGTCGACCGATGCAGCCGCGATACAGCTCCAGGCGGACCGCGAGGAGACCGTCGAGGCCGGCGTCGACGAGGGGATCGATCTCGCCGAACAACAGGGCGTCGAGGTGACAGACGAGCAACGCGAGGCCGCCCTCGAGGGGGCAAGTGAGTTCGTCCCCGAGCACGAGGGGGCCGACGACGATCAGGTGCAAGAGGCGACGAAGGGTGCCGTCCACGGCTCGCTCGTCGCGACACAGGAGGCAAACGTCACGGCGATCCAGTACGCCGTCGGCGGCGCAGTCGACGGGGCGCTCGCCCAGCACGCGACCGTCGAGGCGACACAGCTACAGCGAGCGGCCAAAGGTGCTGCGTACGGGGCGATCGCACAGGAACAGCGCGTGACCGTCGAACAGATCCAGGTTGCGACGCGAGGTGGCGCGGCCGGTGCCGCGAGCGAAGCCGGCGAGCGCGGCTTCGAGAACGGCACCGAGATCGAAGAAGCCGCTAACGGTGCCAGCTACGGCGTCCTCGAGCAGTACCAGACGATCACGGTCGAGCAACGCCAGCAGGTCACCCTCGAGCACGTCCAGCACGCGGCCACGGGTGCAAGCGCCGGTGCGATCGAAGGTGTGACGACCGACCAGGAACTCGAGGTCGAAGGCGAGCAGTCCCAGCGGGCCGACGTCAAACAGGTCCAGAAAGCAGCGACGGGAGCCGCGAAAGGGGCGCTCGTTCACCGACAGACAGTAACGGTCGAACAGACCCAGTCCGCAGCCTGGGGTGCCAGTGCAGGGGCACTGAAAGGCATCCAGTCGGTGACGGTCGAACAGGTCCAGCAGGTCACGATCACTGGCCTCCAGGAAGCGTCGTTCGGAGCGGCGACGGGTGCTATCGAGCAGAGCCAGGAGGCGACCGTCGAACAGATTCAGGCCGCAGCCGATGGGGGTGCACACGGCGTGCTGGTCCAGCAGCAGGAGGTGACGGTGACGCAGAAACAGTACGCGGCGGCCGGCGCGGCCAAAGGTGCCGTCGAGTCGGCAATCCAGTACCAGGTCGTCGAGATCGAACAGATCCAGAGTGCTGCCTTCGGGGCCGGCGAAGGAGCGGTGACCCAGCAACAACTCGTCGACGTCACGCAGATTCAGCAACTCGCCCGGGGGAGTGCGGATGGCGCGCTCTCGCAACACCAGGAGGCGACTGTCGAACAGATTCAGGCCGGAGCGACGAGTGCGAGCCAGGAAACCGCTCGCGCCGTCCAGTACCAGCGGATCAGCGTCACCCAACTGCAGACGCTGACGGCAGACCTCGCGGCCAACGCGACGGCGTACGCGGTCGACGAGGGGATCGACGACGTCGTCGAGGTAACCCAGTACGTCGAGATCGAGATTGGCCAGCGGATCGAGGAGATCGACGAACTCGAGGGCGAGGCGACGATCGTCTTCGGCGATCAGGAGTCTGAGGGTGACGCCGTCACCATCGACGCGGTCGACCTCTCCGAAGGTGGGTTCGTGGCGATCTACGACGACCTGGCGGTCGACGCCGATCCCGAAGCCGTGCTCGGCTCTTCGGCGTATCTCGAGCCTGGGGCCTACGACGACGTGACCGTCGAACTCGAGGCGTCACTCGAGGAGAGCCAGCCCCTTACTGCGGTCGTCCACCACGACACGACCGGCGACGAGACGTTCCAGTACGTCGAGACCGACGGCCAGGAGGACGAGCCGTACGTCTCCGAGGGCGGTGCACCGATACTCGACAGTGCGTTCGTGACTGTCGACGAGGAACCAGCACCTGCCCCAGACGGGACGCTCGAGGTTTCGGACCAGGTCGGTGACGGCGAGACGCTGACGGTCGAGGCGGCGAACGCTTCGGTCGAGTACACGGTGTCGGCCGAGTACGACGACGAGCGCGTAGATAGCGAACCGTTCGATGCAGATACGGGAGTCGAGAACCTGGATCTGGCACTCGAGCCGCCGATCGAAGACGACACGACCGTCGACGTCTCTGTCCGCGACGCCGAAGACGATGCAACGCTCGCGAGCGAGACGATCGAATACGAACTCGAGGACGACCCCGGGCCAGTGCCCGAAGCGGAGCTCGAGGTCGCAGACCAGCGTGGTGACGGCGAGAGCGTGACGGTCGCCGAGGCGAACGCGACGGTCGACTACGCAGTCACCGTCGCCCAGGAGGACGCGGACGACCGCCTCGTCGAAACCGAGCCGTTCCCCGCAGGTGAGGGGGTCGAAAACGAATCGATCGATCTCGTCGACCCGCTCGAGGACGACGCGACGCTCGAGGTTTCGGTTCTCGACGCGGGAGACGGCGAGACACTGGCGATCGACACTCTCGAGTACACGCTCGACGAGGAGTTCGAAGTCGAGTTCGTCGACTGCACCCGTGCCGAGGTCACCGACTCGCTCGAGGACGGTGACACGGTCGCGGCCAGCACCGGGTTCTACACCGCCGGCGGGTTCGGGAACACGATTGCCGAGGACTTCGTGACGATCGGCGAGGACGTGGACGCACCGTTTACGGGAACGATCGTCTTCGAGGTCGGCGACGGCGAGGGCGTCGTCGAGGCCGACGAGGAGGAAGTAGTCGTCGACGTCGGCGACTACGGGGACTACGGAACGACTATCACGGGCATCAGTTCGCCCGAGGCGTTCCCGTTCGCGAGTATCGATCACCCCCACCCCGAGGCCGAGGCGTGTCTCGAAGAGACGCGACCGGAACTGCCGTCGATCTCCGTCGAGGAGACGTCGGTCGTCGACGCGGGCAACGACGACCCGCCGACGATCGACGTCACATTCGGCTACGAGAACCCCAACGACGCGAGCGTCTTCGTCGGAACGGAACTCGAGGGGACGACCGCCGACGAACCGACCGACGAACTCGAACCCGGCGACAACGCGTTCACCGTCGAGTGGACGCCCGAGACCGACGACGAGCGACTCGCCTGGATCGTCGACATGACGATCTACGACTACGACGAGGTGCTCACGGCCGAGACCGCTCTCGCCGGCGACATCGTCGCCGTCCCCGAGGAACCCGCGACGTTCCTGATCGACGACGTAACGACGAACTCGCCCGTTCAGCAGGGAGAAGAACTCGAGGTCGATGCGGCCATTACGAACGTCGGCGACGAGGCTGGGACACAAGACGTGGAACTGTCGCTCGACGGCGAAGCCGACTCGAGCACGCTCGATCTCGAAGCCGACGAGTCGACGACAACGTCGCTGTCGGTAGCGACCGACGATTTCGAGTCTGGCGAGTCCACTGCGACGATTTCGACCGCCAACGACAGTGTCGACACACCGGTAACAGTCGAGGAGCCGGAAGAGCCTGCGACGTTCCTGATCGACGACATAACGACGAACTCGCCCGTTCAGCAGGGAGAAGAACTCGAGGTCGACGCGACGATAACCAACGTGGGCGAGGAGACCGGCATGCAGGACGTGGCACTGGCGATCGACGGCGAGCTGGTCGACGACGCCGAACTGACGCTCGAGCCCGACGAGTCGGGGACGGTTGCGCTGACGACAGCGACCGACGGCCTCGAGCCCGGCGAGTACGATATGACGGTCTCGACCGACGACGACACCGTGGCGGGAACCGCGATCGTCGACACACCAGCCACCGACGACGGCGTCGAAACCGGCACAGAGCCCGAAGCGCCCGACGACGGCGTCGAAACCGGCACAGAGCCCGAAGCGCCCGACGACGGCGTCGAAACCGGCACAGAGCCCGAAGCGCCCGACGACGGCGTCGAAACCGGCACAGAGCCCGAAGCACTAGACGACGGCACCGAGATACCGGGGCCGGGCGAGAACGGTGCGGATGGGACGGACACGGGAACCGAAACTGGCGACGACACCGGCGCGGTAGGAGCGAATTCCATCGAACGAGAGTCTGAACAACCCGAAACCGGAGACGA